A region of the Equus quagga isolate Etosha38 chromosome 11, UCLA_HA_Equagga_1.0, whole genome shotgun sequence genome:
AGAGTCACCAGACTGTTCATCTGCGGAGCAGAGGCTTAGATCCTTGCCCCCAGCTCCTAACCCAGGGCTCCTCACTTGGATCTTGGATCAGGCTCCTCCCGCCTTCCCTCTCTACCTGGACCACAAGGGGCCTGGAGCCCAAGATGGCTGACCCACCTTTCAAAGGGTCTCAAAGCTCCCCCACAGGGGAGGGGCCTCTTGTGAAAGGCAGCACTCCCCAGACAGGGGATTCAGACCCTCTGGGCAGCCCCCCACCCTCAGAGGCACCTGCTTGACACAGCTGTCCTCAGGAGCCTTCTCCAGAGCTGCCTCAGTGTCCCAGGTCCTTCCCTTCCCATAGTACCCAGCTTCCTAAAGTCTCTGTCATACCACCCGGGAGTCCTGAAACCCAGCAAGGTCAGCAAAGGCTTTGAATCAGGTGTTTCAACCCTACATATGCCATcgactggctgtgtgacctcgggaaATTTACTCAACCTTTCAGTGCCCTGGTGGCCGCAACTGGGAAACAGGCACTAGATGAGTTGGTACTGGAAAAACACCTGACACACAGGAGCACGTGGCAGGTGGGAGGTTACTGTTCCCtcccttttgcagatgaggaaatgcaaGCTCATCCTCGTTAAGGGGCCTGTCCAAGAATTCTTCTGGGCCTCCATCCTGTGCCAACTTgccttgcctccctctctggtcCCTGCAGCTGGCATGGTGCCCACAGCAAACAGACAAGTGACGAGTAGTGGTATTCCTATCTTATTTCCCCTACTCAGCTTTCCGCCCCCTGAAGACAGGGTCTTTATCTACCACCAAATACTGCTGCCGACAGAGGAGAGCTCTCCATGAATGCCGAGAAGCTACTCCAGGGTACTGTGTCTGCTGGCTCTGGGTGAGAAAGAATGGCAGACAAGAGTCATATCCAATGGGGTCGCCCCAGCTGCAAATCTCATGGGAAAAGCTGCCAACTCCTTATTTCCCCTTGTGCTGCTGGCTGCTCAGAGGGACAGGTGACCACCAGGAGGGCACTCGCCCAAGATGCTGGTGAACATCCAGAGCTGTGCCTAGGGCaggaaaaagcaaaggagaaGTAGGTTCATGCataattcaacacatatttacttaGCTCCCAATCTGAGGACTCGGCAGCATGTGGAGTGACACAGCCCCTGCTGCCACAGATCTCAGGGCACAGGTTCCCCTCTGAGGTCCTGGAATACAGATGAACTCAGAGAGAACCTCGAGATCATCTCATCCAGCCAGATTCCTCaatttaaagatggggaaactgagacccagagaagcacAGGGACCAGCCAAAGTCCTCAGGGAGATGGCGGCAGGCAAGACCCATGCTTGCTCTGGGAAGCGCAGCCTGAGCAGAGGACACACCCAAGACCCTAATCCCTAGTCCCAAAGGCACCCTCTCTCTGGGGTGAGAAGGGAGGCCTGCCCCTGCTTCCCGGATTGGCTGGAAACCAAGCCCAACCTCAGCCCAGGGGCAGGCAGAAGGCGGGCCTTCTCGGCCCAGAGACTATTTAACGGCTCAGTCAGGTGTGAACTATTCCTGGGCGCAGGTTCCTCACTCCAGGGTCGGGAGGGGACAGGACTTGGCAAGTTCCAAAGACCTCTGTGCCTCTCTCACAGCCCCTGCCGGAAGCCCAGGAGAGCAGGAACAGGCACTCCTGGGAGAGAGCCGcagctcccccctccccagccccggcTCCTGCCCTGCCTTCCGGCACCATTGCAGAGGTGGTTACTTTTGCAAACCGAAGCCTGAGAAAACCAACCTTTGTGGGCTGCTTAGAAGGCCTGAGAAAACCAACCTTTGTGGGCTGCTTAGAAGGCCTGAGACTCCTGGACAGAGGCCCGGAGGTCAGTGAGGCAGGAGCAGCGGCCAGGCCATTGGGTCCGAGAGTCTCAGGAAGGGGCCTAGCTGTTCCCAGGATGTCACCTGGTGCTTTGGGCCTCAGCAGGAGAGACCAAGGCTAGATGTGCGGAGAGTCTTTCTGACTGGGATGGCCACATGATGTTTGTACAGGCTGCCCACACAGGTTAAGAAAAGGGTTTCCAATGAGCAAACCCTCGTAAGAAAGGTGTTGCCCGCTTCCGTCATCCTCATGACGTCGAGGGGAAGCACAGGCCCGGAGTCAGAGACACTGATCCCAGACCTAGTCTCACTGTTCCCAGCTTGTGGCTCCATTCATATTATTTAACTTCCCGGGGACTCGTCTCCTCTTCGGGAAACGGGCGCTGGAGTCTTCACCCCAGTGCAGCTGCCTTCACAGAGCTGCAGGAGAGTAAACGAGATGCGGAGCGCTGAGTGCCCCGCCCGGAGCCTGGTAGACGTAAATCCGCTTCCTTCCTCCGGCCCCGGGGGGAGTCTGGCTCCAAGTGTGGACTCAGGAGACGTGTTCTAGGTCAAATCTCCTCGGAAATAACGAGTGCCACCTTCTCTCCAACCAGGGCTGCTGGCAAGGAGTTTCACCCAGCGAGCGCCATGGGGGCCCTCTCAGAGGGCCCACTCTCCCTGCAAATGACCTCCTCCAGCCTGCTCTTCCCAGCAGGACTAAGAAACCGGTTTTCCCTCTCCCCTAGTCCTCACccgagcccagcccagccacagCACCCAGAGttctccacttcctccttccctgccctccgTCTGGGGCTGTGAATCCCAGAGGACTCAGCCCCAAACCAGGGGCCACCAATCAAGTGTGCATGGATGTGGCTGCTCCAGTGAGCCCGAGAGTGGAGAGGCAGGCGATGGGGAGCAGGAGCAGCATTTGGACTGAGGAGGCCAATAGGGGTTGGTGTTGCTTTGGATTTAAGCTTGGAgaaatcagggagggcttcctgaagCTGGTGTCTTCCCCTCTGGGCACTTTAAGTGCCTTGTTGGGAGGAGATGGCAGCTTCAGGGGGGATGGAGGCCAGCTTTGCAGGGATGGGAACAGGCTCCGCAACCCTGAAGTTCAGGTGTGCCCAGCTGGGAAGAAGGCAAGGTTCAAGGGGAACAGGTGGTGAGGGCCAGAGCAAGGAGGAGGGCCCTGGCAATGAACTGTGAAGGGCTAGGGCCTGGGGTCCTGGAACAAGCCCTGGTCTTGGAGTCATACAGCTGTGGGGCCCCGTCCCAGCCCTGCTGCTTACTATCCATCCATGAGGCcactgggcaagtcactcacctCCCTGACGTTGTCATCTCCACGTTTCTTCATCTCCAAGATGAGTGTAATAAACCCTGGCTGCCCACTGTCGTCAGTACTAAATGAGACCCATGGGGGGTGTGCCGAGCCCGGTGCCGACCGTACAGTGGTGACCCAGCACCATCCATGTGGTCAGTCATTCGGTGAACAATTAGTCCACGTGTCAAGTTCTGTGCCAGGTGCGCCAAACTGCCTTAAGGAAATCCCCCGTCCCCTGCTCCCACGATCGCTGAACAGGGTTAGCCAGAGAGCAAGTCACCCGAGCAGCCTGGGTCTGTCCCAGCTGCCCGAGGCACCCCAAAGAATGAGTTATGACCACGCAGGGAAGGGGCCAAAGTCGGGGGAGACATCACGTGTGGGTTCTGGTCCTCCTCAGAGGGTGCCAACAAGATAAACGGGATGTACTACCAAGAgatatttgcaaaaggaaaagcaattctTTATTGCATGGACAGACACGGTACAAATGAGCTTCTTACACGATACAGCTGCTTCCTTCACCTCCCTGCTctaaaggaagcaggaagagccggagaggggagggaggaagagtgggagaaggagggaCCCTCCTGAGCCTGAGCGGGACACCCTCCGAGGGCGAGGGCGGGGACTGCAGCTTGCTCTCCCGCCCCTCTGGCCAGCTGTCGGCTcagcctggggagggtggggtggtgAGGGACGTCTCTCCTGCCCTGGGTATTTAGACTTCTCTCTTGCGGGAAGAAACCACCTTTCCGTCCACTGACTCCTCAATGTTGATGCGGACTTTGCCGCCGCTGCCGCCTCCCAGGGAGACTGTAGAGAGAAGGAGCAAGCTTTAGAGTGGGGGACCCTCCCCATCCGCCCTCCCTCCCAGGGAGGCCAGGACCTTGGGTGAGTTCCAGGAGAACTGAACAGCATCCCTGAGAACAGCCATTGGCCAATCCTTCAAGAGCTGCCAGGAGAGCCGGTGTCGAATTACTCATCACAGAGATGGGTGCTGGCCGCGCAGGCATGCCCCGCAGTGAGCAAGAACCTCAGGGTTTTAACTGCACGCGAGCAGGCGGTAATTGTAGGCATCTGAGCATAAGTGcatggaggtggggcctgtggggaGCGATGCCCCGGACAAAGCCTGCTCAGCCTGGAAGCTTCTCTATAAACCTTCAACCCCGGCTCTGCTGAAGCTGATAAGGAGCCCAATGGGGAAGAGGCATCGACTGGAATGGCCTGTCCCCGCCCTGCTGGGATGTTtagcctcttcctccttcctcctctgaaggcagggactgCAGCTTGCTCTACCGGCCCCTCTGGCCAGCTGTCGGCTCAGCCTGGGGAGGGTAGGGTGGTGAGGGATGCCTCTCCTGACCTGGGCGTTTAGATTCTGTCTTGTGGGAAGAAACCACCTTTCTGTCCACTGAATCCTTGACATTGATGCGGACTTCCCAAGGGGAGTGGTGGCTTCATCAGCTCCGAaacgcgcccccccccccaagaaagaGTTAAGCTTTCCTACCTTCTCCAGTGCCAATGCCAGCCAACCTGAAAGAGAGGGGGAAGCAGATGTAAGCAAAGGGCAGAAACTCAGGCCTCTCAAGGGGAGAGCCCAGCGGCTGGCTAAGCGGTCCTCCCCAGCCTGCACACCATCACCACCCCCACATGTGACTTCTGTAGAGGCTGGGACATCCTGAGAGCCTGTCCTGACCGGCCACCCCGAGTAGGTAGATTCTGACCTACCTACAGTAACACCCTATCCATTTCATGCAGGGAAGGGAACCAGCATGAGCCCAACCACTGCCATTTACAGAAGaaacacaggcccagagaggtgatgCGACCTGCCCAGGGTAACAGCCAAAGACAAGAGTGCAGGGTACAGAGCGCCTTCCTTCTTGCTCAGTTCTCTTCTCACTGTACCACACTGCCGTTCTCCTAAGATGACTCTCCATCCTGACAACACCGACCgctcccaccttcctccctctgctccctgcccgTACCTGGCATCCTGGCCCTCCAGCAGGCTGCGATAGGTGGCGATCTCCTGCTCCAGCCGCGTCTTGATGTCCAGCAGCGTCTTGTACTCCTGGTTCTGAGCTTCCATCTCACAGCGGAGCTCACTCAGCTGGGTCTCCAGGCCGCTGATGAGCCCCTGGATCTGCTGCAGCTGTGTGGCGTAGCGGCACTCAACCTCTGCCAGTGAGTTCTCCAGGCCAGCTTTCTGGTGGGGCAACAGACCAAGAGACACCACATCAGCTAGAAAGGAAGCCGCTGAGGGCATGAGGAGAGGCATTGAGTGGACGCAGGGAATCCCCTCTACAGGGGCTTGGGAACCCCAAGGCTTAACCAGCCATGGAGGATGGGAGAGGCTGAGGTGGGGGGTGTGCAGGTAGCCATACCATGCTGAGCTGGGACTGCagctcaatctccagcccctgcATTGTGCGTCTTAGCTCTGTTATCTCCGTCTTGCTGGTCTGGATCATCTCTGTGTTGGAGGCCACCTCCTTGTTTAGCTCCTCCGTCTGTAGGACACACACAAGAGAAGTGAGACCCACAGGCCTCCTGGGAGACCTGGGGagctggggcggggctgggaggtCAGGCCCACCTTACTGAAGAACCAGGCTTCAGCATCCCGGCGGTTCTTCTCCGCCATACCCTCGTACTGCTCTCTCATCTCCGACAGCACGCGGGTCAGGTCCACGCCCGGTGCCGCATCCATCTCCACGTTGACCTGGCCGGCCAGCTGGCTGCTGAACTCCTTCATCTCCTGCAGGGTGGGTGGGGCCCAAACCAgtcagaaagcagaagagagagccGAGAGTCTGGGGCCCCACATGTCAATCCTGGCTCCATCCCTAACTCACTGCATGACCTGGGCTCTCCCCCGTACCCCTATGCCCAACCTCTGTTTCCCAGTGCACATGAACGGGTTTGATCACATGGGCCCCTCAGCTCTGGGGGTCTCACTTCCTCTCTAGGTCCTGCCAAGGGAGGACCTCAGACAGCAGGGCCCTTATGTGAGCTCATGTAGCAAATCGGGACAGCAGTTCACAGTGGCCACCTGGCTTAGCTATGGATCAGAGGACAGTACCCCTTCTTCCCCATGAGGCCCCCTGTTTTGGTGTGTGTATGCGCTGTGTTTCTGAACCACTAAGCCTTTCAGCCAACTCTGAGGAGACAGCAGCGGCCCCACTCTGCCTCCCAccaccccaggccctgcccagctctCACCTCCTCATGGTTCTTCTTCAGGTAGGCCAGCTCCTCGTTCAGGCTCTCGATCTGCATCTCCAGGTCGGTCTTGGACAAGGTCAGCTCGTCCAACACCCGGCGCAGGCCGTTGATGTCAGCCTCCACGCTCTGGCGCAGGGTCAGCTCATTCTCATACCTGGGAACAAAGAAAGAACTCAAAGTGAAGGAGGGTGAAGGGTCTGGGCAGcttgaggtgggggagggagaaaaagccAAGAGAGAGGGGAAtgcagaagaggagaggagcaCACTTGAGTCTGAAGTCATCTGCAGCCAGCCTGGCATTGTCGATCTCCAAGATGACCCGGGAGTTGTCAATGGTGGCCGCCAGGATCTGCAGGAGACAGGGAGTTAGTGCCTAGAGgacccctctctcttccctgctgcTCTCCCCACCTGTGCCCCGTCGGACCCCTCACCGACAATCCCCCAGCTGACACCACCAACGGAATCCTGTAGGGTCCCCAGGGCAGAGTCTAGCCTACCCTTGAGTGCCACTCCTTAGTCTACCCCACACCACCCTCTCTGTTACCAGGGTGTGAAAAGCTCAGGAGCCAGGATTGCCTGGACTCCCCTGTTGGAACTGCCTGGCCAGGAGTGGCATGGGTGAGTTGTGAGGGTCTCTGATAATACCCCTCTGGGGGATACCCCCCCAGCCTCCCATGTGGACAGGTCGTGTTCACTGCACACTTGGACACAGCCATGAATCTACAGAACATTCCAGCCAGTAGGAACCTGGAGGGCAGCTGAGGAAGGCATTTAACAGCTGAGAAAACTGGTCCAGGTGAGTGAAAGGATGAATGAGTGTGTGGCAGAGCCTCTGACGAGTTCCAGGTATCCTAAGTTTCAGTAGTGATTTGGCACCAAAGACATGCTCAGACTTTGGCGAAGCAGGAGGTCCCCACACTCCGGGCGCCTGAGGCCACACTCACCATTCTTGCAAAATAAGCAGAGGAACACTTTAGGCAGAGCCCTGCAGGGTGTGTCAATTGCCCCCCTCGGCCCCCACGGGTCCCGACAGGACCAAATGCCCAGGATCCCCCGGCACCGCCAAGTCGAGCAGATGTCTGCCGGCCTCCGCACCTGGAAAGCATTGCCCACACTCCAAGTTTGCCGAGGTTACACCCCGACAGCCATCGCCTGGGCAGGAAAGGATTTCCTTGAGGCAGCAGGAACACTAACACTAGAGACGTGTGCAGGGCACCAGCCACCTGCTCCCCTCTCTCAGCTCACCTTGTCCCGTAGCTCCTCGATGGTCTTGAAGTAGGGGCTGTAGTCACGCTCCGGGCTGGCCGGGCTCTGCTTCTGGTACCAGTCTCGGATCTTCACCTCCAGGTCAGCGTTGGCCTCCTCCAGGGCGCGCACCTTGTCCAGGTAGGAGGCCAGGCGGTCGTTGAGGTTCTGCATGGTGGTCTTCTCATTGCCGGAGAGGAGGCCACCATCGCCACCACCAATGTCACCAAAGCCACCGCCAAAACCCCCACCATAGCCACCTCCAAAGCCACCTCCGAAGCCACCTCCGAGGCCACCTCCCAGGCCTCCACTGAAACCACTACCAGCCCCTCCACCGAAGCCACAGCTCAAGCCACCCCTGTAGCCCCCTCCTGACCCCGAGGAGACAAACCTAGCAGAAGAAGCAGAGATGCTGCGGCTTCCACCTCCCCCATAGAGACTCCCACCACCAAGGCCGCCACCCCCAGCCCAGAGGGACGCCCCCTGGGTAGAGCCACCCCCAAAGGTGGAGGAAGAAGTCTGCAGAAAGGCGGTGCTCATGGCCAGGCAGCAGCCACGAGTCCTCAGTGAGCGCGAGAGAGGCCGGACAGAGGCGCGGGCTGGACAGAAACCACAGAGCTGCGCCTGTCACCCCCCAGCCTGAGGCTCCTTATATCCCCCTGGGAGGGTGTTGTGGGACCATGTCTCCTCCCCCAAAGGGAAGCCAACTCCTCTGCGTTCCTGACAAACCCTGTTGCCTGCACATCTTGACAcggctgctttttcttttctttctttttttttttaatgcaacaaAAGAGATGATTCAGATGAACGGTGTTTTGCCCCAGGGCCATGATTTTAACACTTGGATTACGGGGTTCGTCTCTACCTTATGGGAGAATGCGGAGAgcagcaggcagcaggcagcaAACTGCATCACGCCCGGCTCCCAGGCCTCCACACGGTACACTGGGGGAGCAGCTCCGGGCATCTCTGCCCTCGGCCGGGCTGCtctgctgcccccagcccaggaccCCCCCCCAAGGTGGCCAGCTCCCTGCTGTTAGTTTGGAAGTCTAATTCCCATCACTGCTCTGTGTGGGAGCCGCCAGGGCTCGGGGAGAGGGGCGGCCTCCGGGGATCAGTGGACAGAGAAACCTGGAGGGATGCAGGGCCGATGGGGACAAGCTGAGGACACGAGAGGGATCTTGAGTCAAGTTCCTGCTGAGGTGACACAAGAGGCCAGCATCTGTCAGCTCTCTGAACCTGCAAATGAActctcctcctcatccctccccactcctcccccctgcagccccctgcttctccagctgcccccagccccagccccattGCACTGGCACTCTCACAAAAG
Encoded here:
- the LOC124246542 gene encoding keratin, type I cytoskeletal 19 isoform X1, whose amino-acid sequence is MTSYSYRQSSATSSFGGLGSGSLRFGAGGSFRAPSIHGGSGGRGVSVSSARFVTSSSSGSYGGGYAGTLAGSDGLLAGNEKETMQNLNDRLASYLDKVRALEQANGDLEVKIRDWYLKQGPGPARDYSHYFKTIEELRDKILAATIDNSRVILEIDNARLAADDFRLKYENELTLRQSVEADINGLRRVLDELTLSKTDLEMQIESLNEELAYLKKNHEEEMKEFSSQLAGQVNVEMDAAPGVDLTRVLSEMREQYEGMAEKNRRDAEAWFFSKTEELNKEVASNTEMIQTSKTEITELRRTMQGLEIELQSQLSMKAGLENSLAEVECRYATQLQQIQGLISGLETQLSELRCEMEAQNQEYKTLLDIKTRLEQEIATYRSLLEGQDARLAGIGTGEALEGLANGCSQGCCSVLLELTQVSLGGGSGGKVRINIEESVDGKVVSSRKREV
- the LOC124246542 gene encoding keratin, type I cytoskeletal 15 isoform X2, producing the protein MSTAFLQTSSSTFGGGSTQGASLWAGGGGLGGGSLYGGGGSRSISASSARFVSSGSGGGYRGGLSCGFGGGAGSGFSGGLGGGLGGGFGGGFGGGYGGGFGGGFGDIGGGDGGLLSGNEKTTMQNLNDRLASYLDKVRALEEANADLEVKIRDWYQKQSPASPERDYSPYFKTIEELRDKILAATIDNSRVILEIDNARLAADDFRLKYENELTLRQSVEADINGLRRVLDELTLSKTDLEMQIESLNEELAYLKKNHEEEMKEFSSQLAGQVNVEMDAAPGVDLTRVLSEMREQYEGMAEKNRRDAEAWFFSKTEELNKEVASNTEMIQTSKTEITELRRTMQGLEIELQSQLSMKAGLENSLAEVECRYATQLQQIQGLISGLETQLSELRCEMEAQNQEYKTLLDIKTRLEQEIATYRSLLEGQDARLAGIGTGEALEGLANGCSQGCCSVLLELTQVSLGGGSGGKVRINIEESVDGKVVSSRKREV
- the LOC124246542 gene encoding keratin, type I cytoskeletal 15 isoform X4; translated protein: MSTAFLQTSSSTFGGGSTQGASLWAGGGGLGGGSLYGGGGSRSISASSARFVSSGSGGGYRGGLSCGFGGGAGSGFSGGLGGGLGGGFGGGFGGGYGGGFGGGFGDIGGGDGGLLSGNEKTTMQNLNDRLASYLDKVRALEEANADLEVKIRDWYQKQSPASPERDYSPYFKTIEELRDKILAATIDNSRVILEIDNARLAADDFRLKYENELTLRQSVEADINGLRRVLDELTLSKTDLEMQIESLNEELAYLKKNHEEEMKEFSSQLAGQVNVEMDAAPGVDLTRVLSEMREQYEGMAEKNRRDAEAWFFSKTEELNKEVASNTEMIQTSKTEITELRRTMQGLEIELQSQLSMKAGLENSLAEVECRYATQLQQIQGLISGLETQLSELRCEMEAQNQEYKTLLDIKTRLEQEIATYRSLLEGQDARLAGIGTGEVSLGGGSGGKVRINIEESVDGKVVSSRKREV
- the LOC124246542 gene encoding keratin, type I cytoskeletal 19 isoform X3 is translated as MTSYSYRQSSATSSFGGLGSGSLRFGAGGSFRAPSIHGGSGGRGVSVSSARFVTSSSSGSYGGGYAGTLAGSDGLLAGNEKETMQNLNDRLASYLDKVRALEQANGDLEVKIRDWYLKQGPGPARDYSHYFKTIEELRDKILAATIDNSRVILEIDNARLAADDFRLKYENELTLRQSVEADINGLRRVLDELTLSKTDLEMQIESLNEELAYLKKNHEEEMKEFSSQLAGQVNVEMDAAPGVDLTRVLSEMREQYEGMAEKNRRDAEAWFFSKTEELNKEVASNTEMIQTSKTEITELRRTMQGLEIELQSQLSMKAGLENSLAEVECRYATQLQQIQGLISGLETQLSELRCEMEAQNQEYKTLLDIKTRLEQEIATYRSLLEGQDARLAGIGTGEVSLGGGSGGKVRINIEESVDGKVVSSRKREV
- the LOC124246542 gene encoding keratin, type I cytoskeletal 15 isoform X6; translation: MLSRCGGRQTSARLGGAGGSWAFGPVGTRGGRGGQLTHPAGLCLKCSSAYFARMILAATIDNSRVILEIDNARLAADDFRLKYENELTLRQSVEADINGLRRVLDELTLSKTDLEMQIESLNEELAYLKKNHEEEMKEFSSQLAGQVNVEMDAAPGVDLTRVLSEMREQYEGMAEKNRRDAEAWFFSKTEELNKEVASNTEMIQTSKTEITELRRTMQGLEIELQSQLSMKAGLENSLAEVECRYATQLQQIQGLISGLETQLSELRCEMEAQNQEYKTLLDIKTRLEQEIATYRSLLEGQDARLAGIGTGEALEGLANGCSQGCCSVLLELTQVSLGGGSGGKVRINIEESVDGKVVSSRKREV